Proteins encoded within one genomic window of Bradyrhizobium sp. CB1717:
- a CDS encoding exo-alpha-sialidase, producing the protein MIVATEIVSSDIEIAADGILRQAAGDPDRFDAFIPSPCVQNHAANLMPLANGDLACVWFGGTQEGMSDISVYFSRLPRGATQWSRAEKLSDDAGRSEQNPLLFPAPDGTLWLMWTAQLAGNQDTALIRRRLSRDHGKSWGPIETLFPEHHGRGTFIRQPIVVLDNGDWLLPVFYCHSTPGRKWNGDEDTSAVKISSDAGKTWRDVDVPGSRGCVHMSIARLDDGSLLALFRSRWADNIYQSRSSDHGRTWSAPTPTVLPNNNSSIQLTRLDNGHLALVFNDSSAKDATGRRLSLYDEIEDDLPPVLAGDGSKADGRTAFWGAPRAPMTLAVSADGGRSWTRRDVETGDGYCMTNNSRDQTNRELSYPSVKQTADGALHMAFTFHRRAIKYVRVTEPWVTRAARG; encoded by the coding sequence ATGATCGTCGCGACCGAGATCGTGAGCTCCGACATCGAGATCGCCGCCGACGGCATCCTTCGCCAGGCCGCCGGCGATCCCGACCGGTTCGACGCCTTCATCCCCTCGCCTTGCGTGCAGAACCACGCCGCCAATCTGATGCCGCTTGCAAACGGCGATCTGGCCTGCGTCTGGTTCGGCGGCACGCAGGAGGGCATGTCGGACATCTCGGTCTATTTTTCACGCCTGCCCCGCGGCGCCACGCAATGGTCTCGGGCTGAAAAGCTGTCGGACGATGCGGGACGCTCGGAGCAGAACCCTTTGCTGTTTCCCGCCCCCGACGGCACGCTGTGGCTGATGTGGACGGCGCAGCTCGCGGGCAACCAGGACACCGCCCTGATCCGCCGCCGCCTCTCCCGCGACCATGGCAAGAGCTGGGGCCCGATCGAGACGCTGTTTCCCGAGCATCACGGCCGCGGCACCTTCATCCGCCAGCCGATCGTGGTGCTCGACAATGGCGACTGGCTGCTCCCTGTGTTCTACTGTCACAGCACGCCGGGCCGGAAATGGAACGGCGACGAGGACACCAGCGCGGTGAAGATCTCGTCGGATGCCGGCAAGACCTGGCGCGATGTCGACGTGCCCGGCAGCCGCGGCTGCGTGCATATGAGCATCGCGCGGCTCGACGACGGCTCGCTGCTGGCCCTGTTCCGCAGCCGCTGGGCGGACAACATCTACCAGAGCAGGTCCTCCGATCACGGCCGCACCTGGTCGGCGCCAACGCCGACCGTGCTTCCCAACAACAACTCCTCGATCCAGCTCACGCGGCTCGACAACGGGCATCTCGCGCTCGTCTTCAACGATTCCAGCGCCAAGGACGCGACCGGGCGCCGCCTTTCGCTGTACGACGAGATCGAGGACGACCTGCCGCCGGTGCTCGCCGGCGACGGCAGCAAGGCAGACGGACGCACCGCGTTCTGGGGCGCGCCGCGGGCGCCGATGACGCTGGCGGTCTCCGCCGATGGCGGACGGAGCTGGACCAGGCGCGATGTCGAGACCGGCGACGGCTATTGCATGACCAACAATTCGCGCGACCAGACCAATCGCGAGCTGTCCTACCCGTCCGTCAAACAGACCGCCGACGGCGCGCTCCACATGGCCTTCACCTTCCATCGCCGCGCCATCAAATATGTCCGCGTGACCGAACCATGGGTGACGCGCGCCGCACGGGGCTGA
- a CDS encoding SDR family oxidoreductase — MDQRPHALVTGASSGIGAAIVEQLLRDDWRVTGISRRLATFDHPAFDHLSLDLDDVGSIADAVAGFAPTALVHAAGLLKAGPLGSLDHDDGAAMWRLHVDVAERLANALAPRLPDGGRIVFIGSRTASGAAGRGQYAATKAALVALARSWALELAPRGITVNVVAPAATETPMLKDPSRANVAPRLPPIGRFIRPEEVASAVAFLLSTEAAAITGQQLVICGGSSL, encoded by the coding sequence ATGGACCAGAGGCCTCACGCGCTGGTGACGGGCGCAAGCTCGGGGATTGGTGCAGCGATCGTCGAGCAGTTGCTGCGCGACGACTGGCGGGTCACCGGGATCAGCCGCCGCCTTGCGACGTTCGACCATCCGGCGTTCGATCATTTGTCGCTCGACCTCGATGATGTCGGCAGCATTGCCGACGCTGTTGCAGGCTTTGCCCCGACCGCGCTGGTTCATGCCGCGGGGCTGCTCAAGGCCGGCCCGCTCGGATCTCTCGACCATGACGACGGCGCGGCAATGTGGCGGCTGCATGTCGACGTCGCCGAGCGCCTCGCCAACGCGCTGGCGCCGCGCCTGCCGGACGGCGGACGCATCGTCTTCATCGGCAGCCGCACCGCATCGGGCGCGGCGGGCCGCGGGCAATATGCCGCGACCAAGGCGGCGCTGGTCGCGCTGGCGCGGTCCTGGGCGCTCGAGCTCGCGCCTCGCGGCATCACGGTCAACGTCGTCGCCCCCGCCGCAACCGAGACGCCGATGCTGAAGGATCCCTCGCGCGCCAATGTCGCGCCAAGACTGCCGCCGATCGGCCGCTTCATCCGCCCGGAGGAGGTCGCTAGCGCCGTCGCCTTCCTGCTCTCGACGGAAGCGGCCGCCATCACCGGACAGCAGCTCGTCATCTGCGGCGGCAGCTCGCTCTAA
- a CDS encoding MFS transporter has product MRSRWTILAALFVARATIAFQFQSVAAVAPQLSQSLSASLADIGVLIGLYFAPGTALALPGGAIGRRYGDKATVLAGLLMMLAGELLMTTSASWSVQIAGRLIAGIGGVLLNVLMTKMVADWFAGREIATAMAIFINSWPAGIALSLMLLPAIGTALGLHAVNLAVAGVILIGLCVIALVYRAPDAAAAVDGERGSLSAETICAVIAAGLIWCLYNIGFAMIFSFGPSMLVEQGWSGAAAGSTVSIVLWLAALSVPLGGFLADRTRRGEAILVTGCIAFAVLTLLLSRSGMVLPIIVALGILCGLPAGPIMSLPARVLDQTMRPIGMGLFYTVFYAGMLAGPAIGGKLSTSFGSASAALDFGAAALLACPVVLWLFRRIVAGRYRPAGSVRAPT; this is encoded by the coding sequence ATGCGAAGCCGCTGGACCATCCTTGCTGCTCTGTTCGTCGCTCGTGCCACCATTGCCTTTCAGTTCCAGAGCGTCGCCGCCGTCGCGCCGCAGCTCAGCCAGAGCCTGAGCGCGAGCCTGGCCGATATCGGCGTTCTGATCGGACTCTATTTTGCGCCGGGCACCGCGCTTGCCCTGCCTGGCGGCGCGATCGGCCGCCGCTATGGCGACAAGGCGACGGTCCTCGCCGGACTCCTGATGATGCTGGCCGGCGAACTGCTGATGACCACGTCAGCGTCATGGAGCGTGCAGATCGCGGGCCGGCTGATCGCCGGCATCGGCGGTGTTCTCCTGAACGTTCTCATGACCAAGATGGTCGCGGACTGGTTTGCCGGCCGGGAAATCGCCACCGCGATGGCCATTTTCATCAACTCCTGGCCGGCCGGCATCGCGCTCTCTCTGATGCTTCTGCCAGCCATTGGCACCGCGCTCGGGCTCCATGCCGTCAATCTTGCCGTCGCAGGGGTGATCCTGATCGGGCTCTGCGTCATCGCCTTGGTCTATCGCGCGCCTGATGCGGCCGCCGCGGTGGACGGCGAGCGCGGCAGCCTCAGCGCCGAGACGATCTGCGCCGTGATTGCCGCCGGCTTGATCTGGTGCCTCTACAATATCGGCTTTGCGATGATCTTCAGTTTCGGCCCCTCGATGCTTGTCGAGCAGGGCTGGTCCGGTGCCGCAGCCGGATCGACCGTCAGTATCGTGCTCTGGCTCGCCGCCCTTTCGGTTCCGCTCGGCGGCTTCCTCGCCGATCGGACCAGGCGCGGCGAAGCCATCCTCGTGACAGGCTGCATCGCCTTCGCCGTCCTGACGCTTCTTCTGTCGCGAAGTGGCATGGTACTTCCCATCATCGTTGCGCTTGGAATCCTCTGCGGCCTGCCTGCCGGGCCGATCATGAGCCTGCCAGCGCGCGTGCTCGACCAGACAATGCGACCGATCGGAATGGGACTATTCTACACGGTCTTCTACGCCGGCATGCTGGCCGGACCGGCGATCGGCGGCAAGCTCTCGACGTCGTTCGGCTCCGCGAGCGCCGCGCTCGACTTCGGCGCCGCAGCGCTCCTGGCGTGTCCCGTCGTGCTGTGGCTCTTCCGCCGTATCGTTGCCGGCCGCTATCGTCCGGCCGGGAGCGTTCGAGCTCCCACTTAG
- a CDS encoding tetratricopeptide repeat protein: MALDLDENDAWSHGVFAQLLFLQNRDQEAETHFKRALALNPNDADVAAAFANILVYWGHWRDALTWIRSAKGRPTRRPARHRRRHPF, from the coding sequence ATCGCGCTCGATCTCGATGAGAACGATGCCTGGTCGCACGGCGTCTTCGCCCAGCTTCTTTTCCTGCAAAACCGTGACCAGGAAGCCGAAACCCACTTCAAGCGGGCTCTGGCGCTCAACCCGAACGATGCCGACGTCGCCGCCGCCTTTGCCAACATCCTGGTCTATTGGGGACATTGGCGGGACGCGCTCACATGGATCAGATCGGCCAAAGGCCGCCCGACACGTCGTCCAGCGCGCCATCGGCGACGGCATCCTTTCTAG
- a CDS encoding cyclic nucleotide-binding domain-containing protein codes for MRKVLFIFGVLNDSDIDWMARSGARRSIRQQEVLIQEGVATDAIVLVLQGRMAVSVAGAGEIAQVGAGDFVGEMSLVDSALPSATVAAKVDSVALFLDKQMLLRKLAADNAFASRFYRALAILLSDRLRATERRMAYGEQDSGLGDETTRLKDELDPAVLDQVSIAGERFDRLLKIVEHVAVKDARY; via the coding sequence ATGCGCAAGGTCCTTTTCATCTTCGGCGTGCTGAACGATTCCGACATCGACTGGATGGCCCGCTCCGGCGCCCGCCGGAGCATCAGGCAACAGGAGGTGCTGATCCAGGAAGGCGTGGCAACCGATGCGATCGTCCTGGTGCTGCAGGGGCGCATGGCCGTCAGCGTCGCCGGGGCCGGCGAGATCGCCCAGGTCGGCGCGGGCGACTTCGTCGGCGAGATGTCGCTGGTTGATTCAGCGCTACCGTCCGCGACCGTGGCGGCAAAGGTCGACTCGGTCGCGCTGTTCCTGGACAAGCAGATGCTGCTGCGCAAGCTCGCGGCCGACAACGCCTTCGCCAGCCGCTTTTATCGCGCGCTCGCCATCCTGCTGTCGGACCGCCTGCGTGCCACCGAGCGCCGGATGGCCTACGGTGAGCAGGACAGCGGTCTCGGTGACGAGACGACGCGTTTGAAGGACGAGCTTGATCCTGCGGTACTCGACCAGGTGTCGATCGCGGGGGAGAGATTTGACCGTCTGCTCAAGATTGTCGAGCACGTCGCGGTGAAGGACGCCAGATACTGA
- a CDS encoding NHLP bacteriocin export ABC transporter permease/ATPase subunit, with protein MSSAYQPPSLETVPRHRIAASTPVALESHRPLPVDDVDLVLHVVRGYVDLFAVRQGADGEPSRRHHLFRIEQGGVVFGLPAINDPSGAPAAVVAVGGLDTEIVIDHRGRFGDRSAIDAWAARVSDIIAASPPGAVVQQAAIGSRHALASGDILRLAGRHVGWIEIVHGAVGVMEMPESHGARECPIPMPPGTWIVAREEATLEVRESAAFPFDEIWAALDRFHAGVMASLCRKLDEEARAEAERLRLRSDLNRLRTTGIVSRLAGIIAAGPGSLQAGAVGAGGLLTACREVADVMGISLKAPPGMLTGRDDLADAMRIARASRVRARRLLLRADWWTNSSGPFVACLGEERRAVAVLPAAGGRHIIVDPVTGARRELTRAIAAELAPEAVMFYRPLPSRALGIRDLLTFVAATVRADVLRITLAALCLGLLALATPLVVKLLIDSVLPRAEADQVLICTIALIVVTLVSGGFQLMQGIAMLRLESRLDFALQSAIVDRLLRMPAAFFRDFSVGDLADRALGIEAVRSIVTGRAVRGFLALISCAFSFAVMLYLDLRLGMVAAVLAGLRVAMVVAINLARLPKERASLYLQGRLEGLVLQFLTGVGKLRIANATMHALAIWVERFCEQKRNFIASQQLGNLQKSLEAAFPALATLLIFALAENVSSLRLQHDLGTFLAFYAAFGLALAAIGEWAAAIGELLVAIPRIERLRPIIAAATEIGDDRKSVGEISGAIEFANVSFRYGDSGPLILDDINLAVRKGEYLAIVGPSGSGKSTLFRLLLGFERPASGVIFVDGKSLETIDLGLLRRDVGVVLQNSRLASGSIYDNICGAAQLSIDQAWEIARLAGLDRDLEAMPMGMQTLVAEGVSTLSGGQRQRLLIARALAHRPRLLLMDEATSALDNQSQAIVSDSISRLNLTRIVIAHRLSTVQSADRIVVLDGGRIAQTGTFAELMAQPGLFADFAERQLV; from the coding sequence ATGAGCAGCGCCTACCAGCCGCCGTCGCTCGAAACCGTGCCTCGCCACCGGATCGCGGCGTCCACGCCAGTGGCGCTCGAGAGCCATCGGCCGTTGCCGGTCGACGACGTCGATCTCGTCCTGCATGTCGTGCGCGGCTATGTCGACCTGTTCGCCGTCAGGCAGGGCGCTGACGGCGAGCCGAGCCGGCGGCACCATCTGTTCCGCATCGAGCAGGGCGGCGTGGTTTTCGGCCTGCCCGCGATCAACGATCCGAGCGGAGCACCGGCGGCGGTGGTCGCGGTCGGCGGTCTCGACACCGAAATCGTGATCGACCACCGTGGCCGTTTCGGCGATCGCAGCGCCATCGACGCCTGGGCCGCGCGCGTGTCGGACATCATCGCGGCGTCTCCTCCGGGCGCGGTCGTGCAGCAGGCGGCGATCGGCTCGCGCCATGCCCTGGCATCCGGCGACATTCTGCGGCTCGCCGGCCGGCATGTCGGCTGGATCGAAATCGTGCATGGCGCCGTCGGCGTGATGGAGATGCCGGAGTCCCATGGCGCGCGAGAATGTCCCATTCCGATGCCGCCGGGAACGTGGATTGTCGCCCGCGAGGAGGCGACGCTGGAGGTTCGGGAGAGCGCGGCGTTTCCGTTCGACGAGATCTGGGCCGCGCTCGATCGATTTCACGCAGGCGTCATGGCGAGCCTGTGTCGCAAGCTCGACGAGGAGGCTCGTGCCGAGGCTGAGCGCCTGCGCCTGCGGTCGGATCTCAACCGGCTGCGGACCACCGGCATCGTCAGCCGCCTCGCCGGCATCATCGCCGCCGGGCCCGGATCGTTGCAGGCCGGTGCGGTCGGCGCGGGCGGTCTGCTCACCGCCTGCCGCGAGGTCGCAGACGTCATGGGCATTTCGCTGAAGGCTCCGCCCGGCATGCTGACCGGCCGCGACGATCTCGCCGACGCCATGCGGATCGCGCGGGCCTCGCGGGTGCGCGCGCGACGCCTGTTGCTGCGGGCCGACTGGTGGACCAACAGCTCCGGCCCGTTCGTCGCATGTCTCGGCGAAGAGCGGCGGGCGGTCGCTGTATTGCCGGCGGCGGGCGGCCGCCACATCATCGTCGATCCCGTGACCGGAGCGCGCCGCGAGCTGACGCGCGCGATCGCCGCCGAACTCGCCCCCGAGGCGGTAATGTTCTATCGCCCGCTGCCGTCGCGCGCCCTGGGGATCCGCGATCTCCTGACGTTCGTCGCCGCGACCGTCCGGGCCGATGTCCTGCGGATCACGCTCGCCGCCCTCTGCCTCGGCCTGCTCGCATTGGCGACCCCGCTGGTCGTCAAGCTGCTGATCGATTCCGTGCTCCCGCGCGCCGAGGCTGACCAGGTCCTGATCTGCACCATCGCACTCATTGTCGTCACGCTGGTGTCAGGCGGGTTTCAGTTGATGCAGGGCATCGCCATGCTCCGGCTGGAGAGCCGGCTGGACTTTGCCTTGCAATCGGCGATCGTCGACCGCCTGCTGCGGATGCCGGCCGCCTTCTTCCGTGACTTCTCCGTCGGCGATCTCGCGGACCGGGCGCTCGGCATCGAAGCCGTACGCAGCATCGTCACCGGCCGGGCGGTTCGCGGCTTTCTGGCGCTGATCTCCTGCGCCTTCAGCTTCGCCGTGATGCTGTACCTCGATCTCAGGCTGGGCATGGTCGCCGCTGTCCTCGCAGGGCTGCGCGTTGCCATGGTGGTGGCGATCAACCTCGCCCGGCTGCCGAAGGAGCGCGCCAGCCTTTATCTGCAGGGGCGGCTGGAGGGACTGGTCCTGCAGTTTCTCACCGGCGTCGGGAAATTGCGGATCGCCAATGCGACCATGCACGCGCTCGCGATCTGGGTCGAACGCTTCTGCGAGCAGAAGCGCAATTTCATCGCCTCGCAGCAGCTCGGAAACCTTCAGAAGAGCCTAGAGGCAGCGTTTCCCGCTCTGGCGACGCTGCTCATCTTTGCCCTCGCCGAGAACGTGTCGAGCCTCAGGCTGCAGCATGATCTCGGCACGTTCCTGGCGTTTTACGCGGCGTTCGGGCTTGCGCTCGCTGCGATCGGCGAGTGGGCGGCGGCGATCGGGGAGCTGCTGGTCGCAATCCCCCGGATCGAGCGGCTGAGGCCGATCATCGCGGCGGCGACCGAGATCGGCGACGACCGCAAATCGGTCGGGGAAATCAGCGGCGCGATCGAGTTTGCCAATGTGTCGTTCCGCTACGGCGACAGCGGACCGCTGATCCTCGACGATATCAACCTCGCCGTGCGCAAGGGCGAATATCTCGCCATTGTCGGCCCCTCGGGCAGCGGGAAGTCGACGCTGTTCCGGCTGCTGCTCGGATTCGAGAGGCCGGCGTCCGGCGTCATCTTCGTCGACGGCAAGTCGCTCGAGACCATCGACCTTGGACTGCTGCGCCGCGATGTCGGCGTCGTCCTGCAGAACTCCAGGCTCGCCTCCGGCAGCATCTATGACAACATCTGCGGCGCGGCCCAGCTGTCGATCGACCAGGCCTGGGAGATCGCGCGGCTGGCGGGACTCGACCGCGACCTCGAGGCCATGCCCATGGGCATGCAGACCCTGGTCGCGGAGGGCGTCAGCACGCTGTCGGGCGGCCAACGCCAGCGTTTGCTGATCGCGCGGGCGCTCGCGCATCGGCCGCGGCTCCTGCTGATGGACGAGGCCACCAGCGCGCTCGACAACCAGTCCCAGGCCATCGTCAGCGATTCGATATCGCGGCTCAATCTGACCCGCATCGTGATCGCGCACCGGCTCAGCACGGTTCAGTCGGCGGACCGCATCGTCGTGCTCGACGGCGGCAGGATCGCGCAGACCGGCACCTTTGCCGAGCTGATGGCGCAGCCGGGCCTCTTTGCGGATTTCGCGGAACGTCAACTGGTTTAG
- a CDS encoding NHLP family bacteriocin export ABC transporter peptidase/permease/ATPase subunit codes for MTASRQTDAQPPLLDRLGNWIGRIPLPGRRRWVTPTVFQMEALECGAASLAMILAYHGRWVPLEKLREACGVSRDGSKASNVLKAARAFGLTAKGFRKEPATLHELPMPSIIHWNFNHFVVLERLDSNYAYVNDPSTGRRKVGHDEFDAAFTGVVLAMEPGPEFEPGGREPDFLPLLVRRLANSLWAVLLLVGLSMALVVPTILVPTFAKIFVDDVLVRHVEGWFTPLLIGMAITAAARALITAFQQSLLLRIQTKLTVTMVSQLLWHVLTLPMEFFTQRHSGDLANRIAASEQIAQLLSNGVAANALNLISVVFIAVTMAFYDTLLAAISIAMALLNVVVLRLVARQREDINRKLVIERAKLNGSTIEIIRTIETIKAGGLEDDAFARWAGFQAKVLNAERELGVYATFLDVCPIFLTGLTTAIVLGVGGLRIVDGALTIGGLVALQALLASLVEPVNALVQQASAFLAIKGNLFRIEDVFNYPARPLVPIERAPARMPAKLSGRVELKNVSFGYSALEPPLIEDFSLLVEPGRRVALVGGSGSGKSTIGRLISGLYRPWSGDIRIDGWPLAEIPQEIFTNSVAYVDQEILLFEGTARDNLTLWDDTVAEAGVSRALKDALVHEEVAVRAGNYDCHVAEDGRNFSGGQRQRLEIARALAGNPSVVILDEATSALDPIVEKAIDDNLRRRGCTCIIVAHRLSTIRDCDEILVMSNGRVVQRGTHQELLAEGGEYVQLVSGE; via the coding sequence ATGACCGCATCGCGCCAAACCGACGCCCAGCCGCCGCTCCTCGATCGCCTCGGCAACTGGATCGGGCGTATTCCGCTGCCAGGGCGGCGGCGCTGGGTCACGCCCACGGTATTCCAGATGGAAGCGCTTGAATGCGGCGCCGCCTCGCTTGCGATGATCCTGGCCTATCACGGTCGGTGGGTGCCGCTGGAAAAGTTGCGCGAGGCATGCGGCGTCTCCCGCGACGGCAGCAAGGCCAGTAACGTTCTGAAGGCCGCGAGAGCCTTCGGATTGACGGCTAAGGGCTTCAGGAAAGAGCCCGCAACCCTCCACGAGTTGCCGATGCCGTCGATCATCCATTGGAACTTCAACCACTTCGTGGTTCTGGAGAGGCTGGATTCGAACTACGCCTATGTCAACGATCCCTCGACGGGGCGCCGCAAGGTCGGTCACGACGAGTTCGACGCCGCCTTCACCGGCGTCGTGCTGGCGATGGAGCCGGGACCCGAATTCGAGCCGGGCGGGCGCGAACCGGATTTTCTTCCGCTGCTGGTGCGGCGGCTGGCGAATTCGTTGTGGGCGGTGCTGCTGCTGGTAGGGCTCAGCATGGCGCTCGTGGTGCCCACCATCCTGGTCCCGACCTTCGCGAAGATCTTCGTCGACGACGTCCTGGTCCGGCATGTCGAGGGCTGGTTCACGCCCTTGCTGATTGGCATGGCGATCACGGCCGCGGCGCGGGCGCTGATCACGGCGTTTCAACAGTCGCTGCTGCTGCGCATCCAGACCAAGCTGACGGTGACGATGGTCAGCCAGTTGCTGTGGCACGTCCTGACGCTGCCGATGGAGTTCTTCACCCAGCGCCATTCGGGAGATCTCGCCAACCGCATCGCCGCCAGCGAGCAGATCGCCCAGCTGCTTTCCAACGGCGTGGCTGCCAACGCGCTGAACCTGATCTCGGTCGTCTTCATCGCCGTCACGATGGCGTTCTACGACACGCTCTTGGCCGCGATCAGCATCGCCATGGCCCTGCTCAACGTCGTCGTCCTCAGGCTGGTCGCCCGCCAGCGCGAGGATATCAACCGCAAGCTGGTCATCGAGCGCGCCAAGCTGAACGGAAGCACCATCGAGATCATCCGCACCATCGAGACGATCAAGGCCGGCGGCCTGGAGGACGATGCCTTCGCGCGCTGGGCGGGGTTTCAGGCCAAGGTGCTGAACGCCGAGCGCGAGCTCGGCGTCTACGCCACCTTCCTCGACGTCTGCCCGATCTTCCTGACCGGATTGACCACCGCGATCGTGCTCGGTGTCGGCGGCTTGCGCATCGTCGACGGTGCATTGACCATCGGCGGCCTTGTCGCGTTGCAGGCGCTGCTCGCAAGCCTGGTCGAGCCGGTCAACGCGCTTGTGCAGCAAGCCTCCGCCTTCCTGGCGATCAAGGGCAATCTGTTCCGGATCGAGGATGTCTTCAACTATCCCGCGCGTCCGCTGGTGCCGATCGAGCGCGCGCCCGCGCGCATGCCCGCGAAATTGTCGGGACGGGTCGAGCTGAAGAACGTCTCGTTCGGCTATTCCGCGCTCGAGCCGCCGTTGATCGAGGATTTCTCGCTGCTCGTCGAGCCCGGCCGCCGGGTGGCGCTGGTTGGCGGATCGGGCAGCGGAAAATCCACCATCGGCCGGCTGATCAGCGGCCTCTACCGGCCGTGGTCCGGCGACATCCGCATCGACGGCTGGCCGCTGGCCGAGATCCCTCAGGAGATCTTCACCAACTCCGTCGCCTATGTCGATCAGGAGATCCTGCTGTTCGAAGGCACGGCCCGCGACAACCTCACGCTCTGGGACGACACCGTGGCCGAGGCAGGCGTGTCCCGGGCGCTCAAGGATGCGCTGGTCCACGAGGAGGTGGCGGTCCGTGCCGGCAATTACGATTGCCACGTCGCCGAGGACGGCAGGAATTTCAGCGGCGGCCAGCGCCAGCGGCTCGAGATCGCACGCGCGCTCGCCGGCAATCCCTCCGTGGTGATCCTCGACGAGGCGACCTCGGCGCTGGACCCGATCGTCGAGAAGGCGATCGACGACAATCTCCGGCGCCGGGGATGCACCTGCATCATCGTCGCGCACCGGCTCAGCACGATCCGCGACTGTGACGAGATCCTGGTGATGAGCAACGGACGCGTGGTGCAGCGGGGGACGCATCAGGAGCTGCTCGCCGAGGGCGGTGAATATGTCCAGCTGGTGTCGGGCGAATGA
- a CDS encoding NHLP bacteriocin system secretion protein encodes MKRGTERIFREAAIERLSNPEQLDHVVGVTRPFDWVAAAALALGLVVLIAWSVLGRIPTRVSGDGILLSSGGRLVDAVSAVSGKLAALEIGIGDTVRRDQVIARVAQTETEQRLQQARDVLREREREHAELVGAISREIDAKLANYTAQEAGLANVIAAAEKRSVYLTDEVAKLEPAAASGIVTRKYLEDRRVELNNARERITDARNDILKLNAQRLDLQSQRERDRLLSEFKINDAKRTVEHLGAELERGSRILSPADGRVVELKVSGGAVLAVGTSVIEIETAGQVLEATVYMPADRGKTIRPGMEVRIEPNTIKREEYGAIVGNVVAVSDFPVTPQGMLADLHNDALVKRFSQDGAPYAAKVALARDASTFSGYRWTSGKGPPIPLSSGTLTRAEVTTREQPPIDLVIPLMKRLSGIGG; translated from the coding sequence ATGAAACGGGGGACGGAACGAATCTTTCGGGAAGCGGCGATCGAGCGGCTTTCGAATCCCGAGCAGCTTGATCATGTCGTCGGCGTGACGCGCCCGTTCGACTGGGTGGCCGCGGCGGCACTGGCGCTCGGCCTTGTCGTGCTCATCGCCTGGAGTGTGCTGGGCCGCATTCCGACCCGCGTGTCCGGCGACGGCATCTTGCTCAGCAGCGGCGGTCGCCTGGTCGACGCGGTATCCGCGGTCAGCGGCAAGCTCGCCGCTCTCGAGATAGGCATCGGCGACACGGTCCGCCGCGATCAGGTGATCGCCCGCGTCGCTCAGACCGAGACCGAGCAGCGGCTGCAGCAGGCGAGGGACGTGCTGCGCGAGCGCGAGCGCGAGCATGCCGAGCTCGTCGGTGCGATCTCGCGCGAGATCGACGCCAAGCTTGCCAATTACACGGCTCAGGAAGCGGGCCTCGCCAACGTGATCGCCGCCGCCGAGAAGCGCTCGGTCTACCTCACGGACGAGGTGGCGAAGCTCGAGCCAGCCGCGGCGAGCGGAATCGTGACGCGCAAATATCTCGAGGACCGTCGCGTCGAGCTGAACAACGCGCGCGAGCGTATCACCGACGCCAGAAACGACATTCTCAAGCTCAATGCGCAGCGGCTGGATCTGCAGAGCCAGCGCGAGCGCGACCGCCTGCTGTCCGAGTTCAAGATCAACGATGCGAAGCGGACGGTCGAGCATCTTGGGGCCGAGCTGGAACGGGGATCGCGGATCCTCAGTCCCGCCGACGGCCGTGTCGTCGAGCTCAAGGTGTCCGGCGGCGCCGTGCTTGCCGTGGGCACGTCAGTCATCGAGATCGAGACCGCAGGGCAGGTCCTGGAGGCAACCGTCTACATGCCGGCGGACCGCGGCAAGACCATCAGGCCGGGCATGGAGGTTCGTATCGAGCCGAACACCATCAAGCGCGAGGAGTACGGTGCGATCGTCGGCAATGTGGTCGCGGTCTCGGATTTCCCCGTGACGCCGCAAGGCATGCTGGCGGACCTGCACAACGATGCGTTGGTCAAGCGCTTCTCGCAGGACGGCGCGCCCTATGCGGCGAAGGTCGCGCTGGCGCGCGATGCGTCGACCTTCAGCGGGTATCGCTGGACCTCGGGCAAGGGGCCACCGATCCCGCTCTCGAGCGGTACGCTGACCCGCGCCGAAGTCACGACGCGCGAGCAGCCGCCGATCGATCTGGTGATCCCGTTGATGAAGCGGCTGAGCGGAATCGGCGGCTAG